CTGTCTCCAGCCTGTCACAGGCATCACAGAACGCTTCCGCTACTATGGTATTCAGTACCGTGTTCGGTGCACCTATCGAATCACTGGAGCCTACCATACGAAATTCAAATTTATTTCCTGTAAAAGCAAAAGGTGAGGTACGGTTACGGTCTGTTGCATCTTTTAAGAAATCCGGAAGTGTTCTCACACCGGTATTTAACTTTCCACCACTCTTACTGCTGGTTGCATTTCCGGTGCTGATCAACTGCTCTACAACATCTTCCAGCTGCTCTCCCAGGAAAATAGAAATGATTGCCGGCGGCGCTTCATTTGCTCCAAGTCTGTGATCATTTCCCGGATCAGCTGCAGATTCCCGAAGAAGTCCAGCGTGTCTGTCTACTGCACTGATAATACAGCTAAGTACTAAAAGAAACTGAATATTCTCATGTGGTGTTTTACCTGGCTCTAACAGATTTAATCCGTCGTCCGTAGTAAGTGACCAGTTATTATGTTTTCCTGAACCATTAACGCCGGCAAATGGCTTTTCGTGAAGCAGACATTTCATTCCATGCTGGCATGCAATGCGCTTTAATGTCCGCATGATGATCTGATTATGATCAACCGCTACATTCGCTTCCGCAAAGATGGGTGCCAGTTCATGCTGGGCCGGAGCAACCTCATTATGCTGCGTCTTGGCGGCAACCCCCAGTTTCCACAACTCAGTGTTTACATCCTTCATAAACCCGGCGATTCGCTGGCGGATAGTTCCAAAATAATGGTCATCCATCTCCTGTCCTTTCGGAGGCATCGCACCAAATAAGGTTCTTCCTGTATAAATCAGGTCTTTTCTCTGCAGAAATTTCTCGGCATCAACCAGAAAATACTCCTGTTCCGGGCCCACCGAAGGCGTAACTTTTTTAGACGTTGTATTGCCGAATAATTGAAGAAGGCGAAGAGATTGTCTATTAATGGCCTCCATGGAGCGAAGCAATGGTGTCTTCTGATCCAACGCCTCTCCTTTATAAGAGCAGAAGGCTGTGGGAATACAGAGCGTCCCCCCCGCAGCATCCTGGCGTACAAAAGCAGGAGAAGTAAAGTCCCAGGCTGTGTAGCCTCTGGCTTCAAAAGTCGCCCGAAGTCCTCCTGAGGGAAAGGAAGAGGCATCCGGCTCACCCTTAATCAGCTCTTTACCTGAAAAACTCATTAACACCTTTCCATTCTCCATGGGAGCAGTGATGAATGCATCATGTTTTTCCGCGGTTACTCCTGTCAAAGGCTGAAACCAATGTGTAAAATGAGATGCGCCCTTTTCAATGGCCCATTCCTTCATCTCATGCGCAATAACATCCGCTGTATCAAGATCCAGTTCTTCGCCCTTTGCAATTGCCTCCTTCAGTTTTCTGTAAACCTTTTTTGGCAGCCGTTCTTGCATTACTGTATCATTAAACACATTTTCTCCAAAAATTTCAGCAGCATTTACAAAATCTCCCATAACCTTTCCTTTCCTCTCTCTGGAATTTGTGTATAAACCCACAATCTTAAAAAAGGGCATTCCACACCATAGTAGAACGCCCTTGTCTATCAGCTCACACACATCTATGAAATTGCTTTCAATATATATAAAAATACCGCAGATTCTTAAAAAATGCAAGTATTTTTTTTAACTCAAAACAATTTCGTGTTTTTATCTAAATTAAACAAATTTCTAAAATATATTTGAACTGTTTGCACAAAATCCAGTTCATGCTTTTCCGGCAGATCCAAAGAGTTCTATCTTTTCCTTAACTGTACCTTTGATAGCGTCTGTGCCCGGTGCAAGAAGTTTACGGGGATCGTACCCCTTTCCCTGCTGATCTTTTCCTGATTCAATATACTTACGCGTTGCTTCTGCAAATGTAAGCTGACACTCCGTATTTACATTAATCTTGGACACACCCAGATCAATCGCTTTCTTAATCATGTCTTCCGGAATACCTGTACCTCCATGAAGTACCAACGGCATCTCACCTGTAAGTTTTTGTATAGCATCCAGCGTCTCAAAGCTTAAGCCAGCCCAATTAGCCGGATACTTGCCATGTATATTACCGATTCCGGCTGCCAGCATGTCCACACCAAGGTCGGCAATCATCTTGCATTCCCCGGGGTCAGCGCATTCTCCGGCACCAATCACTCCATCCTCTTCTCCTCCGATAGAACCAACTTCGGCTTCAAGAGAAATCCCCTTTTCTGCACATACTTTGACCAGTTCCTTGGTCTTATCCACATTTTCTTCAATCGGGTAATGAGAACCGTCAAACATAATGGATGAAAATCCGGCTTCAATACACTTATAGCATCCGTCATAAGTACCATGGTCCAGATGCAGAGCGACCGGAACCGTAATGTTCAGTTCTCCAATCATGGCCTTTACCATTGCAGAAACAGTTTTAAAGCCTGTCATATATTTACCCGCACCTTCAGATACTCCCAAAATTACAGGAGATTTCAGCTCTTCCGCGGTAAGCAGAACCGCCTTTGTCCACTCCAGATTGTTGATATTGAATTGCCCCACTGCATAATGACCTGCTTTTGCTTTTTGTAACATTTCTTTTGCTGATACTAACATTGGTCTCTACCTCCTAAATTGATTTGCAATCTAATTATAACCCAGTTTTATGCTTTTGCCAATTATTTATTCTGATTTACAATCAGATTAAGTGCATGTCTTTTATTTTCAATTTCGACCTGATTGTGCTCCCCTCCAAATTCTCCATCCAGCGTCCACGCAATTCTTTCTTCGGACTCTATCCGTATGCAATTCGTCTTAAAATTATCAATCATCTCTGTTTTATCTTCCGCACTCATCAAAGATGTTACAATCTCGTTTAATTCTATCGGATTTTTCGGCTTGCGGATCAACGTTACTTCAAATAACCCGTCATCCAGTTCCACATCAGGTCCCACAAGGTTTTTAAACCCTCCCACGGAACGGGCGTTTGTAATCATTCCGTATATATACTCTGCTTCCATGACTACATCGTTGGCATACACCTTCAGAATGTGGGACGGAACATTGAAAATGCGTTTTGTTCCTTCCAGCAGATAAGCCAGATGTCCAAGTATATTCTTCAGGTTCTGATCTGTCTCATAAGAAACATCCGTAAAAAGCCCAAATGCAGCGATATAGACAAAATTCATATGATTGAACAGACCAATATCCAAAGAACAGGGTTCTCCTGATACGACATCTTTGGCCGCCTGTAATATATTCCTGGATATATTCACGCTGCTGGCAAAGTCATTCGTACTCCCTGCCGGTATGTATCCCAGCGGTATCTGACTTTTGGCAGCCATCAAACCGTTCACCACTTCATCCAGGGTTCCGTCTCCGCCCCCGCATACGATTACATCTACGTCAGATGCCAGTTCCCTCGTTTTTTCATATCCATCCTGAGGCCGCTGTGTAGGGTGGACCGTAACTTCATATCCGGCTTTCACAAACGTATCGATAATCCTGAATAATCTGGAACGAATCTGTCCTTTTCCAGCCCTTGGATTAAATATGAACAGCAGCTTTTTTTTCTTCATAGTGAACTCCTCGCAACATTCTTTGTAATGATTTTACCCTATTGCCCCCGAACATGCAAGCTATAAGACAACGTTTCCTGTCAGGCTGAAAAAGAGTGAACCAGACAGATGTACGCCTTTTTGTTCACTCTCTTAATGCAACGTATGCAAAAGGAACTGCCGGTGGCAATTCCTTTGTATCATCTTTTTAATTAAAACTCTGCCTGTTATACTAATTCAATCAGGACTTCCATGGCAGCATCACCCTTACGCTGTCCGATTTTTACAATACGTGTGTATCCACCGTTACGGTTCGCATACTTAGGTGCAATTTCGTCAAACATCTTAGCAGCCAGATCTACCTCTTTTGTATTCTTTTTCTTCCCTTTGTTCTCCTTCGGAACTTCCGTTACAGGATAGAACACCTTCATCATCTGACGCCGTGCATGAAGTCTGGAAGGTGCGTCTTTTTTGATTTCCTTCTGTACTTCATCATATACGGTAACCTTCTTGCCGTCGACTACTTCTTTTACTCTTTTGCCGTCGGAATCCTTTTTTGGAACCTTTGCAGTTACGGTTACAGTCTCATAGTTATCCTTTTCACGTACTGCTAAAGCAATCAAACCTTCCGCAATTTTACGGATTTCTTTTGCCTTGGTTTCTGTTGTACGGATTTTTCCATGATATAACAGATTTGTTACCTGATTTCTGAGTAACGCTTTTCTCTGATCAGATGTTCTGCCGAGTTTTCTATACTTTGCCATTATTCTTTCCTCCATTTGTGGAACGCTGCATCACGCTTCTTCGGTCTTACTGGTGCAGCGCTTTAATTCTACAAATATTCTTCTCTTCCACGCTGTGCCAAATGGAACATCGCTTTTATTACTGCTCATCACCGGGGCTCAGCTGAAGACCCAGTTCTTTTAGTTTTGCCAGGACTTCTTCCAAAGATTTACGCCCGAGATTACGGACCTTCATCATATCTTCAGAAGTCTTATTGCAAAGCTCTTCTACCGTATTAATACCGGCACGTTTTAAGCAATTATAAGAACGTACGGACAACTCCAGTTCATCGATATTCATCTCCAGAACCTTTTCTTTTTCATTGTCCTCTTTTTCTATCATAACTTCCGCTGTCTTTGCGTTCTCAGAAAGATCAATAAACAGCTTCAGATGCTCACTTAAAACTTTAGCCGCAAGACTGACTGCCTCATCCGGATCAAGGGTACCTCTGGTATAGACATCCAAAGTCAGCTTATCAAAATCAGTAATCTGACCTACACGGGTGTTTTCTACAGTAAGATTCACACGCTCTACCGGTGTATAGATGGCATCTACTGCAATCACACCAATCGGCATGTCATCTGTTTTGCCTTTATCTGCGCTTACATATCCTCTGCCTCGGGTAATCGTAAGTTCCATGTAGAGCTTGCTGTCAGATCCGCCATTAAGGTGAGCAATTACCTGATCGGGGTTCATGATTTCAATATCCTGATCCACCTGAATATCAGATGCTTTCACTACGCCTTCGCCCTCAAATTCTATATATGCGACTTTGGCTTCGTTCGTCTCACTTGTGTTTTTAATAGCGAGGCTCTTCAGATTCATGATAATCTCTGTAACATCTTCCTTCACCCCTGGAATAGAGCTGAATTCATGTAGCACGCCTTCGATTTTTACCTGGCTCACTGCAGCGCCCGGCAGAGACGAAAGCATAATTCTTCTCAGTGAATTACCCAGTGTTGTCCCGTAACCTCTTTCCAGTGGTTCTACTACAAATCTGCCGTACTTTTTGTCTTCAGAAATCTCTGTAATCTCAATTTTCGGTTTGTTAAAATCAAACACTCGAAAGCCCCTCCTTATAATATTGATTGGCTTGTTACTAAACTATTACTTAGAGTACAACTCGACGATAAGCATCTCATCCACAGGAACATCAATTACTTCACGGGAAGGTACTTCTTTCACGGTTCCCTGAAGAGCCTCCTGATTTACATCCAGCCATTCAGGAAACAGACGTCCGCCTGTCGCATCCAGGATGTCCTTATATCTCTGAGAGTTCTTCTTGCTTTCTCTGATTTCAACAACATCGCCTGCCTTTACCTGATAAGAAGGGATATTCACCTGCTTGCCATTTACCAGTACATGCTTGTGATCAACAATCTGCCTTGCTTCTCTTCTTGTTCTTGCAAGACCCATGCGGAAAATAACATTGTCCAGACGCAGTTCCAGAAGTGTCATCAGGTTTGCGCCTGTCTGGCCTGTCATCTTATCGGCTTTCTTATAGTAATTACGGAAAGGTTTTTCCAATACTCCGTAAATGAATTTTGCTTTCTGTTTCTCTCTTAACTGAAGTCCATACTCGGACATCTTTCTGTTCGTACGTCTTAACTGACGTGTGGATTTTTTATCAATTCCTAAATACACCGGGTCCAACCCTAAAGATCTGCATCTTTTCAGAACCGGAACTCTATCTACTGCCATTGTTATGACCTCCTAATTAGACTCTTCTTCGTTTTGGTGGGCGGCAACCATTGTGTGGTACTGGTGTTACGTCGCGAATACTGGTTACTTCCAGGCCGCATGCCTGCAATGCACGAATGGCAGCCTCTCTTCCTGATCCGGGACCTTTCACAAATACATCAACTGTTTTCAAACCATGTACCAATGCTGCTTTGGTTGCAGTTTCTGCTGCCATCTGAGCTGCATAAGGAGTAGATTTCCTTGAACCTCTAAATCCAAGACCACCAGCACTTGCCCATGAAAGAGCGTTTCCAGCAGTATCTGTCAAAGTTACAATCGTATTATTGAAAGATGACTGGATATGTGCCTGTCCACGTTCAACGTTTTTCTTGACACGACGTCTTGTCGTTTTCTTTGTCACTTTAGCCATAATAAAAACTAACCTACACTTTCTTATATTTGCTTATATTTACTTATTTCTTCTTGTTAGCAACAGTTCTCTTCGGACCCTTACGAGTTCTGGCGTTTGTCTTAGTCTTCTGTCCGCGAACAGGAAGTCCTTTTCTGTGGCGGATTCCACGATAGCACCCGATTTCCTGAAGACGTTTGATATTCATAGCGATTTCTCTACGTAAATCACCTTCCACCATCTGCGTCTCATCGATTACCGCACTGATTTTCTTAACATCATCATCTGTTAAGTCTCTGCAGCGGATATCAGGATTAACTCCGGATTCCTTTAAAATTCTGTCGGCACTTGCTCTGCCAATTCCGTAGATATAGGTAAGACCAATCTCTACGCGTTTGTCTCTTGGTAAATCTACACCAGCTATACGAGCCATGTACGTTTTCCTCCATATAAAATTAATATTTTCCTAATTGGGATACAGGTATGCGTGTATCCAGCCGTGTGACGCACGACCGTTCTCCTCCACATGACGTAATGCGCAGGAGTATTAAGCAATATTATAAGGGGATGCTACGCTTCCACACATCCGCCGGAGGCGCCCTGACTGCATGAAATACAGCAGGTCTCACTTTATAATATTAACAGCTGAACAACACCTTCTGGTGGTTCATCTGCAGCCGCACTTAATAATGTTTTTGTCAATGATGAATGATGGGAAAAGGGTGTGTTACTAAATTCAAACTCCGTCCTGCGGACTCGTTTTCATTAAACACTTCCGGTCTCCAATCATCCTTGACGCTGTTTGTGTTTTGGATTCTCACAAATGATCCTGACACTGCCTTTTCTCTTGATAACTTTGCACTTTTCGCAAATCGGTTTTACAGAAGATCTTACCTTCATGATGAATCCTCCTTTCTTAAACGTTGAAAAACAAATAAGTTTCACACTTTTGAACAGTTTTCAGTGGGTTAATCCAAAAATCCGCGCAAAAGGTCGCTTTATATTATATCATCGTAAATCAAGTAATGCAAGGACTTTTTTTACTTTTATTACGGAAAGACCCGGCATGAATGAATCATTCATGCCGGGCAGTCTTTCTGTCCTTATATCTGTCTGTTCTCCTGCTTGTTTTAAAGGGTTCTTATCTTCCGAACTGCATATCGTTGTTGCCGGATTCTGTCTCCCACATCTCAAGCATGTTAATCGGATCGTTATAATCTGCGAGCCATCCCTCCCGGCAGAAATCAAACTTTCCTTGTTTTCTTTCTTCCAGGAACACGGACCATTCGCGTGTCTCCACATCAAGTGTAATTCCGATTGCTGCAAAGTCCTGCTGAATTGCTTCGCCAATCTTAACATTTCCCTGGGAATCGTTGGTCAGGTATGTCATTGAGATTGGAGTCTCAGATGAAAGCATTCCGCTGTCATCAAATTTGTAGCCGGCACCTTTCAGCAATTCGATTGCCTTCTCAACATCTACTGCCTTCGGATCATAGTATCCAACGTTCTCTTTATCCGGATAGGTATAAGCATCATCATTTACACGGAACTCTCCGCCGTTGCCATCTGTCATACCGGTCGGAACAAAAGTATTCGCTACTTCCTGCTCTGCCTGTGCAATACTGTCTACAATATATTGACGGTCGATCAGCAGGGAAAGTGCATGTCTTATATCCTTTGCCTGCTGTACAGTTTTCCCTTTAAAAAGCTCACTGTTTACATTAAATCCACTGTAGTATGTTCCCAAAGTCGGCACCTTGTGAAATTCATCTAATTTCTTCACATTGGCCATCTCATCGGTCGGGATTGTATCGATAAACTGAAGGGAATTATCCTTAAAGGCATTTAATACAGCCGTATCATCAGAACTCAGCATAAAGCTGATTTCATCCAGTGAAACTTTATCTGCTGCGTAATAGTTCGGATTCTTTTTATAAGTCATGGATTCATCGTGTTTCCACTCTGTGCTTACAAACGGGCCAGAGCTTACAAATCCGGCATCCACACACCATGCACCCGGGTTTGTTGCAGCGTCCGGTGCAGCTTCAATACTCTGCTGAGGAACGGGGAAGAAAGCCGGGAATGCGCACAAATCAAGAAAGTATGCACAGGGTGCGATCAGCTTTACTGTAAAGGTCTTGCCGTCTTCGGAGGCTGTAATGTCAAGCGTACCATCATCCTTTTTTGCAATTCCATCAGCCAGATAAGAATAATCAGCACCTGTATTCGGATCCGCCAGACGATTCCAGCTGTACACCACGTCATTAGCGTCCAGTGTATCACCATCGGACCACTTCAGATCGCTTTTCAGTGTAAATGTATAAGTAAGTCCGTCATCGCTCATCTCATAGCTTTCTGCCAGATCGGGAACAAGCTTTCCATCCGCATCATAAGTATACAATCCGGCAAATGCAAGTATTGCGAGGCAGCCGCCATCTACGGTTGAGTTTAAGGCCGGATCCAGTTTTGCCGGTTCTGAAGCAAGCTGAACGGACAATTTATTGCCCGGAGCCTTTGCGGATGTAAAATACTTAAATCCAAATAAGTTTGTATAAATATCGGTTACATCTGTTTTCTGCATATACACATCATTGTAATAATACAGGGGAACAACTGCCCAGGTATCCATTAGTATATCTTCTGCCTGATGCATCAGATCTTCACGCTTTGCAAGATCTGTCTCTTTCTTAATATCGGAAATCAGTGTATTGTACTCCTCCCAGGCTGGTGCGGCCTCACTGGATGGGCCATGCTCCTCTGCTGCAGATGTACTACTTTCAGATGTACTGCCTTCTGCTGTATCGCTCTTTGATTCTGAACTGCTTCCTGATCCGGATCCACATCCGGCCAAAGAACCGAGTACTATCACAGATGTCAGCAGCGCTGCTACGAAACGCTTTTTCATAACTTATTTCCTCCTTGTTTTTTATTTAGTAAATTATCTTAAATCCCTTAAAAAGGGAAATAAAATCTTAGTTTTATCTATACTTACTTATTCCAGCAGGCAACCCGGTGTCCATCCCCCCGGTCAGTGAGCTGCGGACACTCCTTCGCACACTGCTCGGTTGCATATTTACAACGGGTGCGGAACGCACAGCCTGTGGGCATATGCAGTGGGCTGGGAACATCCCCTTCCAGAACAATCCGATGCTTTTCTTTTGCCTTCTTCGGATCGGGATAAGGGACAGCACTCAAAAGTGACTGTGTATAGGGATGAAGCGGATGATCATTCAATTCATTAGAGTCTGCAATTTCCACAATTCTGCCCAGATACATGACTGCAATCCGGTCCGAGATATGGTGTACCACCAAAAGGTCGTGTGCAATGAACAGATACGCAACGCCCAGTTTTGCCTGCAGCTCTTCAAACATATTGATTACCTGCGCCTGTATGGAGACATCCAGCGCGCTGACCGCCTCATCACAGACAATAAATCTTGGGTTTGTGGCCAATGCCCTGGCGATACCGATACGCTGCCGCTGTCCGCCGGAAAACTCATGTGCGTAACGGGTGGCATGCTCTGCATTCAGGCCAACCAGTTCCATCAGACTTAAGATTTTATCCCTGCGCTCCCCTTTAGAATTGTACAAGTTATGTACATCCAGAGGTTCTCCTATGATATCCTCCACCGTCATACGGGGATTTAAAGAAGAATAGGGATCCTGAAACACCATCTGCATATCCTTGCGCATGGAGTCGATGCTTTTTGCATCCACCCGCCTTCCATCAAAAAACACATCTCCCCCTGTGGGTGTATAGAGTCTCAGCAGGGAACGTCCAACGGTCGTCTTCCCGCATCCCGATTCGCCTACAAGTCCCAGTGTCTCACCGGGCTTTATTGCAAACGAAACCCCATCCACTGCCTTAAGCGGTATCGTTTTCCCAACTCCGACCTTAATTGGAAAATACTGCTTTAAGTGATTAACTTCAATCAGATTATCTTTATCAGGTACATATTTTTTATTCATCTTTAACGGCTCCTTCCTCCGCTTCCATCGATGCCTTTACATTCAGCCAGCAAGAAGCAAAGTGCCCATCCGGCATCTGCATCTCCGGTGGCTGTTCCTCCAGGCATATTTTCATGGCATTCTCACA
The window above is part of the Novisyntrophococcus fermenticellae genome. Proteins encoded here:
- a CDS encoding ABC transporter ATP-binding protein, which gives rise to MNKKYVPDKDNLIEVNHLKQYFPIKVGVGKTIPLKAVDGVSFAIKPGETLGLVGESGCGKTTVGRSLLRLYTPTGGDVFFDGRRVDAKSIDSMRKDMQMVFQDPYSSLNPRMTVEDIIGEPLDVHNLYNSKGERRDKILSLMELVGLNAEHATRYAHEFSGGQRQRIGIARALATNPRFIVCDEAVSALDVSIQAQVINMFEELQAKLGVAYLFIAHDLLVVHHISDRIAVMYLGRIVEIADSNELNDHPLHPYTQSLLSAVPYPDPKKAKEKHRIVLEGDVPSPLHMPTGCAFRTRCKYATEQCAKECPQLTDRGDGHRVACWNK
- the fba gene encoding class II fructose-1,6-bisphosphate aldolase yields the protein MLVSAKEMLQKAKAGHYAVGQFNINNLEWTKAVLLTAEELKSPVILGVSEGAGKYMTGFKTVSAMVKAMIGELNITVPVALHLDHGTYDGCYKCIEAGFSSIMFDGSHYPIEENVDKTKELVKVCAEKGISLEAEVGSIGGEEDGVIGAGECADPGECKMIADLGVDMLAAGIGNIHGKYPANWAGLSFETLDAIQKLTGEMPLVLHGGTGIPEDMIKKAIDLGVSKINVNTECQLTFAEATRKYIESGKDQQGKGYDPRKLLAPGTDAIKGTVKEKIELFGSAGKA
- a CDS encoding glutamine synthetase III family protein — translated: MGDFVNAAEIFGENVFNDTVMQERLPKKVYRKLKEAIAKGEELDLDTADVIAHEMKEWAIEKGASHFTHWFQPLTGVTAEKHDAFITAPMENGKVLMSFSGKELIKGEPDASSFPSGGLRATFEARGYTAWDFTSPAFVRQDAAGGTLCIPTAFCSYKGEALDQKTPLLRSMEAINRQSLRLLQLFGNTTSKKVTPSVGPEQEYFLVDAEKFLQRKDLIYTGRTLFGAMPPKGQEMDDHYFGTIRQRIAGFMKDVNTELWKLGVAAKTQHNEVAPAQHELAPIFAEANVAVDHNQIIMRTLKRIACQHGMKCLLHEKPFAGVNGSGKHNNWSLTTDDGLNLLEPGKTPHENIQFLLVLSCIISAVDRHAGLLRESAADPGNDHRLGANEAPPAIISIFLGEQLEDVVEQLISTGNATSSKSGGKLNTGVRTLPDFLKDATDRNRTSPFAFTGNKFEFRMVGSSDSIGAPNTVLNTIVAEAFCDACDRLETAENFDEAVHDLIKENLIDHQRVIFNGNGYSEEWVQEAEHRGLPNIKSMVDAIPELTSEETVAMFEKFHVFTRAELESRAEVQYENYAKTINIEARAMIDIATKQIVPAVIKYARNLAESINSIQAAGVLEVSVEKELLAETSELLKETHAALKVLIDLDENACAMEEGQTCAKYYHDVVISAMNELRTPVDKLEMIVDKEMWPMPSYGDLIFEV
- the rpsK gene encoding 30S ribosomal protein S11; the protein is MAKVTKKTTRRRVKKNVERGQAHIQSSFNNTIVTLTDTAGNALSWASAGGLGFRGSRKSTPYAAQMAAETATKAALVHGLKTVDVFVKGPGSGREAAIRALQACGLEVTSIRDVTPVPHNGCRPPKRRRV
- a CDS encoding DNA-directed RNA polymerase subunit alpha — encoded protein: MFDFNKPKIEITEISEDKKYGRFVVEPLERGYGTTLGNSLRRIMLSSLPGAAVSQVKIEGVLHEFSSIPGVKEDVTEIIMNLKSLAIKNTSETNEAKVAYIEFEGEGVVKASDIQVDQDIEIMNPDQVIAHLNGGSDSKLYMELTITRGRGYVSADKGKTDDMPIGVIAVDAIYTPVERVNLTVENTRVGQITDFDKLTLDVYTRGTLDPDEAVSLAAKVLSEHLKLFIDLSENAKTAEVMIEKEDNEKEKVLEMNIDELELSVRSYNCLKRAGINTVEELCNKTSEDMMKVRNLGRKSLEEVLAKLKELGLQLSPGDEQ
- the rpsM gene encoding 30S ribosomal protein S13; its protein translation is MARIAGVDLPRDKRVEIGLTYIYGIGRASADRILKESGVNPDIRCRDLTDDDVKKISAVIDETQMVEGDLRREIAMNIKRLQEIGCYRGIRHRKGLPVRGQKTKTNARTRKGPKRTVANKKK
- a CDS encoding peptide ABC transporter substrate-binding protein, which codes for MKKRFVAALLTSVIVLGSLAGCGSGSGSSSESKSDTAEGSTSESSTSAAEEHGPSSEAAPAWEEYNTLISDIKKETDLAKREDLMHQAEDILMDTWAVVPLYYYNDVYMQKTDVTDIYTNLFGFKYFTSAKAPGNKLSVQLASEPAKLDPALNSTVDGGCLAILAFAGLYTYDADGKLVPDLAESYEMSDDGLTYTFTLKSDLKWSDGDTLDANDVVYSWNRLADPNTGADYSYLADGIAKKDDGTLDITASEDGKTFTVKLIAPCAYFLDLCAFPAFFPVPQQSIEAAPDAATNPGAWCVDAGFVSSGPFVSTEWKHDESMTYKKNPNYYAADKVSLDEISFMLSSDDTAVLNAFKDNSLQFIDTIPTDEMANVKKLDEFHKVPTLGTYYSGFNVNSELFKGKTVQQAKDIRHALSLLIDRQYIVDSIAQAEQEVANTFVPTGMTDGNGGEFRVNDDAYTYPDKENVGYYDPKAVDVEKAIELLKGAGYKFDDSGMLSSETPISMTYLTNDSQGNVKIGEAIQQDFAAIGITLDVETREWSVFLEERKQGKFDFCREGWLADYNDPINMLEMWETESGNNDMQFGR
- the rpmJ gene encoding 50S ribosomal protein L36, encoding MKVRSSVKPICEKCKVIKRKGSVRIICENPKHKQRQG
- the rpsD gene encoding 30S ribosomal protein S4, with product MAVDRVPVLKRCRSLGLDPVYLGIDKKSTRQLRRTNRKMSEYGLQLREKQKAKFIYGVLEKPFRNYYKKADKMTGQTGANLMTLLELRLDNVIFRMGLARTRREARQIVDHKHVLVNGKQVNIPSYQVKAGDVVEIRESKKNSQRYKDILDATGGRLFPEWLDVNQEALQGTVKEVPSREVIDVPVDEMLIVELYSK
- a CDS encoding bL17 family ribosomal protein yields the protein MAKYRKLGRTSDQRKALLRNQVTNLLYHGKIRTTETKAKEIRKIAEGLIALAVREKDNYETVTVTAKVPKKDSDGKRVKEVVDGKKVTVYDEVQKEIKKDAPSRLHARRQMMKVFYPVTEVPKENKGKKKNTKEVDLAAKMFDEIAPKYANRNGGYTRIVKIGQRKGDAAMEVLIELV
- a CDS encoding diacylglycerol/lipid kinase family protein is translated as MKKKKLLFIFNPRAGKGQIRSRLFRIIDTFVKAGYEVTVHPTQRPQDGYEKTRELASDVDVIVCGGGDGTLDEVVNGLMAAKSQIPLGYIPAGSTNDFASSVNISRNILQAAKDVVSGEPCSLDIGLFNHMNFVYIAAFGLFTDVSYETDQNLKNILGHLAYLLEGTKRIFNVPSHILKVYANDVVMEAEYIYGMITNARSVGGFKNLVGPDVELDDGLFEVTLIRKPKNPIELNEIVTSLMSAEDKTEMIDNFKTNCIRIESEERIAWTLDGEFGGEHNQVEIENKRHALNLIVNQNK